A genomic segment from Legionella quinlivanii encodes:
- a CDS encoding amino acid ABC transporter permease → MQDINQAFFFIAHGFTLTLELLAGGVIIGFTLGIFWAICRYQSIVSLPVKGIISILRGTPLILQLSLIYFAMPTLTGLHPDILIAGIIAFGLNSSAYFAELFRAGIESLPKGQFEAASTLEIKGCYLWKDIILPQVLSNSLPAMINEVIALLKETALISTIGGMDLMRSSQTVAAEQFTYFLPLCIAGAYYYCLVLLIELAGRVLEKRGHHAVHS, encoded by the coding sequence ATGCAAGATATTAATCAGGCGTTTTTTTTTATAGCCCATGGTTTCACATTGACCTTGGAATTACTGGCGGGCGGTGTGATTATAGGCTTCACCCTCGGGATTTTCTGGGCCATCTGCCGTTATCAATCAATCGTTTCTTTGCCTGTGAAGGGGATCATTTCGATACTGCGGGGAACTCCTTTAATTTTGCAGCTAAGCCTGATTTATTTCGCAATGCCGACTCTGACAGGATTGCACCCTGATATTTTAATCGCGGGCATTATTGCCTTTGGATTAAATAGTTCTGCCTATTTTGCCGAATTGTTTCGTGCCGGAATAGAAAGCTTGCCGAAAGGGCAGTTTGAGGCTGCCAGTACCCTGGAGATCAAAGGCTGCTATTTGTGGAAGGATATTATTTTACCGCAGGTTTTAAGTAACTCTTTGCCGGCAATGATTAATGAAGTAATTGCTTTACTGAAAGAAACTGCCTTGATATCCACGATTGGCGGAATGGATCTTATGAGGAGCTCCCAAACCGTGGCTGCAGAGCAATTTACTTATTTCCTGCCTCTTTGTATTGCTGGTGCATATTATTATTGCCTGGTGTTGCTCATTGAATTGGCCGGAAGAGTTCTGGAAAAAAGAGGTCATCATGCTGTACATTCATAA
- a CDS encoding amino acid ABC transporter ATP-binding protein: MLYIHNLTKHYGSMPVLNQLSFKIKPNTIVGLAGPSGSGKSTLLRCIQGLEPINSGVITLSGKTGFMFQDFQLFPHMTVLNNLIYAPSLKQPKINHYAQAKQLLNALGLIDKLNVYPRQLSGGQQQRVALARSLMMKPDLLLCDEPTSGLDSAKTSEVSQLLDSVKQLQGSMLIASHDLEFLTGIADRIILLKDGELKADIQPATIDNPILFLKQFYQGGINGKAY, encoded by the coding sequence ATGCTGTACATTCATAATCTCACAAAACATTACGGCTCAATGCCGGTGTTGAACCAGCTTAGTTTCAAGATTAAGCCAAATACTATAGTGGGTCTGGCAGGCCCATCAGGCAGCGGGAAATCGACATTGCTTCGATGCATTCAGGGGCTTGAGCCTATCAATTCAGGCGTCATTACTCTGAGTGGAAAAACCGGATTTATGTTTCAGGATTTTCAATTATTCCCGCATATGACTGTATTAAATAATCTAATCTATGCCCCTTCTCTAAAGCAGCCGAAAATAAATCACTATGCGCAAGCAAAACAGCTGTTGAATGCCTTGGGACTGATTGACAAACTGAATGTGTATCCACGTCAGCTTTCAGGTGGACAACAGCAGCGAGTGGCTTTGGCCAGAAGTCTGATGATGAAGCCTGATCTTTTATTATGCGATGAACCGACTTCTGGTCTGGACAGCGCAAAAACCAGTGAGGTATCGCAGTTGTTAGACAGTGTTAAACAATTGCAGGGAAGCATGTTAATCGCGTCACATGATTTAGAGTTTTTAACTGGCATAGCTGATCGGATCATACTTTTGAAAGACGGGGAGTTGAAAGCGGACATTCAGCCTGCCACAATCGATAATCCAATATTGTTTTTAAAGCAATTTTACCAGGGGGGAATAAATGGAAAAGCGTATTAA
- a CDS encoding argininosuccinate synthase → MEKRIKKIILAYSGGLDTSVMIPWLKENYSDSEVIAVICDLGQQENLSAIKEKALSSGASKAYLMDVKEEFVTQYLWKLVQCGALYEDQYILGTISRPLIAQKLVEIALQEQAEAVAHGATGKGNDQVRFEFTFKALAPHLEIIAPWRHWEIKSRQQAIEYAQKHGIDVPVTPKAPYSRDHNAWYISHEGGVLEDPAASMPDDVLLMTAPIEHTPDQAEWISINFEKGIPVMLNGERLKPVEFLLQLNEKAGEHGIGVADLVENRLVGMKIRGIYEAPAAAVLYKAHKMLESLCMERSCLHLKQSLQQHYANLVYEGRWFSQAREALDALIEVTQKHITGTVNLKLYKGNIIPCGMESPFSLHNPALATFEADSIYNQKDAEGFINLYSLSAKVYGLVHKEVEND, encoded by the coding sequence ATGGAAAAGCGTATTAAAAAAATCATCCTGGCCTATTCAGGCGGGCTCGATACTTCAGTTATGATTCCCTGGTTAAAAGAAAATTACAGCGATTCAGAGGTCATCGCAGTGATTTGCGACCTGGGGCAACAGGAAAATTTAAGCGCAATAAAAGAAAAAGCCTTGTCCAGTGGTGCGAGCAAAGCCTATCTAATGGATGTCAAAGAAGAGTTTGTCACGCAGTACCTTTGGAAACTGGTCCAATGCGGAGCGCTTTATGAAGACCAATACATTCTTGGTACCATTTCACGTCCTTTGATTGCTCAAAAGCTGGTGGAAATTGCTCTGCAGGAGCAGGCCGAAGCGGTAGCTCATGGGGCGACTGGAAAAGGAAATGATCAGGTGCGCTTCGAGTTTACTTTCAAGGCATTAGCCCCGCATCTTGAAATTATCGCCCCCTGGAGGCATTGGGAAATAAAATCCCGACAGCAGGCAATTGAGTATGCACAGAAGCATGGAATTGACGTTCCGGTCACCCCAAAAGCGCCTTATTCCCGTGATCATAATGCCTGGTATATTTCTCACGAAGGCGGAGTGCTTGAAGATCCTGCTGCGAGTATGCCAGACGATGTCTTACTGATGACCGCTCCAATAGAGCATACGCCAGACCAGGCTGAATGGATTAGCATTAATTTTGAAAAAGGAATTCCGGTTATGTTAAACGGAGAACGTTTAAAGCCTGTGGAATTTCTCCTGCAGTTAAACGAAAAAGCGGGTGAACATGGGATTGGAGTGGCTGATCTGGTAGAAAACAGGCTGGTGGGTATGAAAATCCGCGGAATTTATGAGGCGCCAGCTGCGGCTGTATTGTACAAAGCGCATAAAATGCTTGAAAGTTTGTGTATGGAGCGAAGCTGCCTTCATCTTAAACAATCCCTGCAACAACACTATGCCAATCTGGTCTATGAGGGACGATGGTTCTCACAGGCTCGGGAAGCACTGGATGCATTGATAGAGGTCACACAAAAGCATATCACCGGCACAGTGAATCTGAAGTTATACAAGGGCAATATCATTCCCTGTGGCATGGAATCACCCTTTAGTTTACATAACCCGGCTTTGGCGACATTCGAGGCAGACAGTATTTATAACCAAAAAGATGCCGAAGGTTTTATTAATCTCTATTCTTTATCTGCCAAAGTATACGGTCTGGTGCATAAGGAGGTCGAAAATGACTAG
- the argH gene encoding argininosuccinate lyase, with amino-acid sequence MTSKVWGGRFKKSLDRRAAQFNASLSFDHILYEQDIAGSQVHARMLARQGLLNEEEAQAICNALQTIRQEIRQGIHSLTEDHEDIHMLIEHLLIDKIGETGKKLHTGRSRNDQVALDIRLYARDAGQHIKLLLEKLIACLQGLTDKHDGDWMPGYTHLQQAQPVKLGQYFAAYQGMFERDLSRLADWRSRMNYSPLGAGALAGSSLPLDRAWTASQLGFSGVISNTLDAVSDRDFVIELGSFASILMMHLSRMSEDLILWATQEFNFVNLDDAFATGSSLMPNKKNPDIPELIRGKSGRVFGHLMGMLTVMKGLPLSYNKDMQEDKEALFDTCNTVIACLEVMTPFLESLQFNIQLMQEKAHSGFLNATAVLETLVMQGIAFREAHHQVGSWVAEAMSKNCSLADIMKDRDSE; translated from the coding sequence ATGACTAGTAAGGTCTGGGGCGGGCGCTTTAAAAAAAGCCTGGATCGGCGGGCTGCCCAATTCAACGCGTCCCTGAGTTTTGACCATATTCTTTATGAGCAGGATATCGCCGGCAGTCAGGTGCATGCCAGGATGTTAGCCAGACAAGGACTGCTGAATGAAGAAGAGGCACAGGCGATTTGCAATGCACTGCAGACTATCCGACAGGAAATCAGGCAGGGAATTCATTCATTGACTGAAGATCATGAAGATATTCATATGTTAATAGAGCATTTGCTAATTGATAAAATTGGGGAAACAGGGAAAAAGCTTCATACCGGCAGAAGCCGTAATGATCAGGTTGCCCTGGATATAAGATTGTACGCACGGGATGCCGGGCAGCATATCAAATTGCTGCTTGAAAAGCTCATAGCCTGTTTGCAGGGGTTAACGGATAAACACGATGGCGACTGGATGCCAGGTTACACCCATTTGCAGCAAGCGCAGCCGGTGAAGCTGGGCCAATATTTTGCAGCTTATCAGGGAATGTTTGAGCGCGATCTGAGCCGGTTAGCGGATTGGCGATCAAGAATGAACTATTCCCCTCTGGGCGCTGGAGCGCTTGCCGGAAGCAGTTTACCGCTTGACCGAGCCTGGACGGCGAGTCAGCTTGGTTTTTCCGGAGTGATTTCCAATACACTGGATGCGGTAAGCGATCGTGATTTTGTAATTGAGTTAGGTAGTTTTGCCAGTATTTTGATGATGCATTTATCGCGAATGAGTGAGGATTTGATTCTTTGGGCAACTCAGGAGTTTAATTTTGTAAACCTTGATGATGCTTTCGCTACAGGCTCATCACTTATGCCTAACAAGAAAAACCCGGATATTCCTGAATTAATTCGCGGTAAGTCTGGGCGTGTCTTTGGTCATCTGATGGGGATGCTGACAGTGATGAAGGGCCTGCCTCTTAGCTATAACAAGGATATGCAGGAGGATAAAGAGGCATTATTTGATACCTGCAATACGGTTATCGCATGTCTTGAAGTCATGACCCCATTTTTGGAAAGCCTGCAATTCAATATTCAATTAATGCAGGAAAAAGCCCATTCAGGTTTTCTTAATGCCACAGCGGTTTTAGAAACTCTAGTGATGCAGGGAATAGCTTTCCGGGAGGCGCATCATCAGGTTGGAAGCTGGGTGGCAGAAGCGATGAGTAAAAATTGTTCGCTTGCAGACATTATGAAGGATAGGGACTCTGAATAA
- a CDS encoding hydroxymethylglutaryl-CoA synthase family protein — protein MSSSVGITSIGISFPPFYMHLNELARLRGVEAEKYTKGLGLNEMALCGNQYTVIDLAIQAAQDAIKRWGGSVEDIGLIAVGTETPVDYSRPLSAWVASELKIQGYVRSYEVKHACYGGTLALLQAAEWYQANPDKQKVALVIAVDEALYAQNDPGEPTQGAGAVAFIVGPANLATINVGHTIAYSEPVFDFWKPLDKHYPEVNGQFSLECYKQAAVSCYKKMVKDENPVDFLNRYSALCFHVPFPKMVYKAFNAVGESLGFDAAQINELYEQRVNPFMTWNQRCGNAYTASLWIMFAYALAHTPPDSRLLLFSYGSGMGSELIECVNNSDDGYREWAAKVEEQLNQRQALAAKDYAAIRETKPAE, from the coding sequence ATGAGTTCAAGTGTAGGAATAACCAGTATAGGAATAAGCTTTCCCCCCTTTTATATGCATCTGAATGAACTAGCCAGGCTACGCGGTGTTGAAGCAGAAAAATATACCAAAGGTTTGGGGTTAAATGAAATGGCGCTTTGCGGAAATCAATACACGGTCATTGATTTGGCTATACAGGCAGCGCAAGATGCAATTAAACGTTGGGGTGGAAGTGTTGAGGACATCGGTTTAATTGCGGTGGGTACAGAAACTCCTGTTGATTATAGCCGTCCGTTAAGTGCATGGGTTGCATCTGAACTCAAGATCCAGGGCTATGTACGGTCCTATGAAGTTAAACATGCCTGCTATGGCGGTACACTGGCTCTCTTGCAGGCGGCCGAATGGTATCAGGCTAATCCGGATAAGCAAAAAGTCGCTCTGGTTATTGCCGTGGATGAAGCCTTATACGCCCAGAATGATCCAGGGGAACCGACTCAGGGTGCCGGAGCTGTGGCTTTTATTGTGGGGCCTGCCAACCTCGCAACCATCAATGTCGGTCACACCATTGCCTACAGTGAGCCAGTTTTTGATTTCTGGAAACCGCTGGACAAACATTATCCCGAAGTGAATGGGCAGTTTAGTCTGGAATGTTATAAACAGGCGGCCGTTTCCTGCTATAAAAAAATGGTAAAAGATGAGAATCCTGTGGATTTTTTAAATCGATACAGTGCCTTATGTTTTCATGTTCCTTTTCCCAAAATGGTCTATAAGGCATTTAATGCAGTAGGGGAGAGTTTAGGTTTTGATGCTGCCCAAATCAATGAGCTCTATGAACAACGTGTAAATCCGTTTATGACCTGGAATCAGCGCTGCGGCAATGCCTATACCGCCAGCCTATGGATTATGTTTGCCTATGCCTTGGCTCATACCCCTCCCGACAGCCGTTTACTCCTTTTTTCTTATGGTTCCGGAATGGGCTCCGAGCTGATTGAATGTGTTAATAACTCGGATGACGGCTATAGGGAATGGGCTGCTAAAGTTGAGGAACAGCTCAATCAACGACAGGCGCTTGCAGCCAAAGATTATGCCGCAATCAGAGAAACAAAACCCGCTGAGTGA
- a CDS encoding GTPase domain-containing protein, which translates to MTSVKALGEEIEALKKYIRPERLGWKNEIERIELLETYEELSALIDRATKSDKELTAEECQPFIDFLANRWKRIQQTDLAYTFNPHSPINQICWLLAERLSPVVNKEAVKLLMFNIDLSDQMSGQDLFDLKPWQFVLSDDVNNPRIIMVADCLSFAKEDGVFKHTTLEEGQSKVLTETERERVIKHSPAATAFHEAAQELRDYIKRDQSMHGYITRFIEKLRHGGAHGRAQGGRGGQEHNAGADANEGILEFAEFLDKLTKDEQSRLFAMTVPQYRDTVGTIWNRMKNPGVRANGEVQGTEFCVEVNAAELSTINREKEQELKEWIPGFVRKIQEGALDNQKTELEKKLKEKEDGFTKLMEEKISYQPDITTGIAGNARLFAQLEGNPKSRAETISALLGKYPSLGITLRIADKPANESRLLPATAVPEFHQTVDSLCPPLNSIQDAKALRIALWQLTDADKMVYLQQLGDTKLAELVPNTAALINLVSGVDEDTYHLSGRSKIAIVNNFLAKPYFKETITSYASLIPLIRNINVDRRERDTIKIGPVLESCKDADLGALEALWPLIDKSKLGAFLDNLGKAFLKKMIAKTPEQVINGFEDKLDNLPQRMADQMRSLIENQKVMARLELLSSESSSWGTSRGAIKALIDLAKGDISHLPNNMEASFDNELKEIYNQILKNNQNIITVGRINRSQITNTDEHLPVIIIGPRNSGKTSLMQRYLNDSYSDVPVQDQYFRFAQAYQNEAGVRALATFMDMGDSETRRFRNNRWGAYAKTFIITVNLTDPGSLQEAKNEYEHLRRTFNSAIPVIFAGTKSDMPNANSTLITEFAVEKGCTFIATSARDNHGVEELFAKAAELGIQHSLALNPNRQAPQPVAAAAPARTGIMASFGRFFTRGGGNPSSAQHDAPSNLPGPRGGGRGGSGS; encoded by the coding sequence ATGACCAGCGTCAAGGCGTTAGGGGAAGAGATTGAAGCACTAAAAAAATACATTAGACCAGAACGCTTAGGCTGGAAAAATGAGATCGAACGAATTGAGCTGCTGGAAACTTATGAGGAATTAAGCGCATTAATTGATAGGGCAACTAAGTCAGATAAGGAGTTAACAGCAGAGGAATGCCAACCCTTTATCGACTTTCTGGCGAATCGCTGGAAACGCATTCAGCAAACGGACCTGGCATATACCTTCAATCCCCACTCCCCTATCAATCAAATTTGTTGGCTGCTTGCAGAAAGGCTCTCACCCGTTGTTAACAAGGAGGCGGTTAAGCTGTTAATGTTTAATATTGATCTCTCGGATCAGATGTCCGGGCAAGATTTGTTTGATTTAAAGCCCTGGCAGTTTGTTCTTAGCGACGATGTAAACAATCCGCGTATTATCATGGTGGCGGATTGTCTGTCTTTTGCAAAAGAGGACGGTGTATTTAAGCACACCACATTGGAAGAGGGACAATCAAAAGTGTTGACTGAAACTGAGCGCGAAAGGGTGATTAAACATTCTCCTGCGGCTACCGCGTTTCATGAAGCGGCTCAGGAGCTTCGGGATTATATTAAACGGGATCAGTCAATGCATGGGTACATTACCCGCTTTATCGAAAAGTTGCGTCATGGGGGAGCTCATGGTAGAGCTCAAGGGGGACGCGGCGGACAGGAACATAATGCTGGCGCTGATGCGAACGAAGGGATTTTGGAGTTTGCAGAATTTCTGGATAAATTGACAAAGGATGAGCAAAGCCGATTGTTTGCAATGACTGTTCCTCAGTATCGGGATACTGTCGGCACAATCTGGAATCGTATGAAAAACCCCGGTGTAAGAGCCAATGGAGAAGTTCAGGGTACTGAATTTTGCGTCGAGGTGAACGCCGCTGAACTAAGCACTATTAATCGGGAGAAGGAGCAGGAGTTAAAGGAATGGATTCCCGGGTTTGTGCGGAAAATTCAAGAAGGTGCGTTAGATAACCAAAAAACCGAATTGGAAAAAAAACTTAAAGAAAAAGAGGATGGTTTTACAAAGCTTATGGAGGAAAAAATATCTTACCAACCGGATATTACTACAGGAATTGCAGGGAATGCACGACTCTTTGCACAGTTGGAGGGTAATCCAAAATCCCGAGCGGAGACCATAAGTGCTCTGCTAGGAAAATACCCCAGCCTTGGCATTACTTTACGAATCGCGGATAAACCAGCGAATGAAAGCCGTTTATTGCCAGCCACCGCAGTTCCTGAGTTTCATCAGACGGTTGACAGCCTTTGTCCGCCGTTGAACAGTATTCAGGATGCCAAAGCATTAAGAATCGCGCTTTGGCAATTGACAGATGCCGACAAAATGGTCTATTTGCAGCAATTAGGGGATACCAAACTTGCAGAACTGGTACCAAACACTGCAGCTCTAATCAATCTGGTGAGCGGGGTAGATGAAGATACCTACCATTTAAGCGGCAGGTCCAAAATCGCTATCGTTAATAATTTTTTAGCTAAACCGTATTTTAAAGAAACGATTACATCGTATGCCTCCTTAATCCCATTGATACGTAACATCAATGTGGACAGAAGAGAACGTGACACCATTAAAATCGGCCCAGTGCTTGAGAGTTGTAAAGATGCCGACCTTGGCGCTCTGGAAGCATTATGGCCTTTAATTGACAAGTCTAAGCTAGGCGCTTTTCTTGATAATCTAGGGAAAGCGTTCCTTAAAAAAATGATTGCAAAAACGCCTGAGCAGGTTATAAATGGTTTTGAAGACAAATTAGATAATCTTCCTCAGCGGATGGCTGATCAAATGCGTTCTCTTATAGAGAATCAGAAAGTCATGGCAAGACTCGAGTTATTAAGTAGTGAGAGCTCTTCCTGGGGAACAAGTCGTGGTGCGATAAAAGCGCTGATTGATTTAGCCAAAGGAGACATATCCCATCTTCCAAATAACATGGAAGCCAGTTTTGATAATGAATTAAAAGAAATATACAATCAAATTCTTAAAAATAATCAAAATATTATAACCGTTGGTCGTATCAATCGTTCCCAGATTACTAACACCGATGAACATTTACCTGTCATCATTATCGGCCCACGAAATAGTGGAAAAACGAGTCTGATGCAACGTTATCTTAACGATAGTTATTCAGATGTACCCGTACAAGATCAGTATTTCAGGTTCGCTCAAGCCTATCAGAATGAAGCAGGTGTCAGAGCGTTGGCAACATTCATGGATATGGGCGATAGTGAAACTCGTCGTTTCAGAAATAATAGATGGGGCGCGTATGCCAAGACCTTTATTATAACAGTAAATCTGACCGACCCCGGCAGTTTGCAAGAGGCAAAGAATGAATATGAACACCTCAGAAGAACGTTTAATTCTGCCATACCTGTTATTTTTGCTGGTACCAAGAGTGATATGCCAAATGCAAACTCGACTCTTATTACAGAGTTTGCCGTCGAGAAAGGCTGTACGTTTATCGCAACCAGCGCCAGAGACAATCATGGAGTAGAAGAGTTATTTGCTAAAGCGGCTGAATTAGGAATTCAACATTCTCTAGCTTTAAATCCCAACAGGCAAGCACCGCAACCTGTAGCCGCCGCTGCTCCCGCGCGAACAGGCATTATGGCGAGTTTTGGGAGATTTTTCACCCGAGGGGGTGGAAATCCTTCCAGCGCACAACATGATGCGCCCTCAAACCTTCCGGGACCCAGAGGAGGCGGGAGGGGAGGCTCTGGAAGCTAA
- a CDS encoding ATP-binding protein, with protein sequence MQSKADFRQWQVLGVYNCLRIVCILLFILLAVYLKSRLEYSLFLYLSTLALYLIFALCFFHLHHQKKVAFKTQVLIGGIIDIVMLSLLINAFSKIGSSLGILLNVNVAMLSMMVPGRLAVFFAAIASTTLLGIHILEYVFLDSSTTDIFNSGVHGAGLFATALTAWYLAHRVQLTEAIAQNRGRKLENIQQINEYIVERLHSGIIYINENSEIELINTAARMFFNKNKQDQLLVLPEISTELYDKTMFFSEQLRTGKKTWETMLEEPPLKANFLAVNCNPKTAILIFLEDLSLITQQAQQLKLASLGRLSASIAHELRNPLGAISHAVQLMGEGDSLNKDDSRLKQLIMNNCNRMNQAIKNVLQMSRGEPSKPQSFDLKKFLEEFRNDFMASHPCLINLILAPGAVIYFDKSQLEQILIILCDNSIKHGKEKSGQVNIVIQVIINAGHTEMIIADTGAGIPLSLKHEVFEPFFSTTRTGLGMGLYLARDLCEMNNARLTLSHAEKGAIFIITMNQTTGQHDE encoded by the coding sequence GTGCAAAGCAAAGCGGATTTTCGACAGTGGCAGGTACTTGGGGTTTATAACTGTCTTCGGATTGTGTGTATCCTGCTGTTTATATTGTTGGCTGTTTATCTGAAGTCCAGGCTCGAATACAGCTTATTCCTGTATTTGAGCACACTGGCGTTATATCTGATCTTTGCTCTTTGTTTTTTTCATTTACATCATCAGAAAAAGGTTGCATTCAAAACCCAGGTGCTGATCGGGGGGATTATTGATATTGTGATGCTATCCCTGCTTATCAACGCATTTAGCAAAATCGGCAGTAGCCTGGGAATTCTGCTTAATGTCAATGTCGCTATGTTGAGCATGATGGTTCCAGGCCGTCTGGCGGTATTTTTCGCTGCCATTGCAAGCACAACTTTACTCGGTATTCACATTCTTGAGTATGTTTTTCTTGACAGCAGTACCACTGATATATTCAATAGCGGGGTACATGGAGCCGGGTTATTTGCCACGGCGCTAACAGCCTGGTATCTAGCTCATCGTGTGCAGTTAACTGAAGCCATTGCCCAGAATCGCGGCAGAAAACTTGAAAATATTCAGCAAATTAATGAATATATTGTCGAACGCCTGCACTCAGGAATCATCTACATTAATGAAAACTCCGAGATAGAATTAATCAATACGGCGGCAAGAATGTTCTTTAATAAAAATAAACAGGACCAATTATTAGTCTTGCCAGAAATTTCTACTGAACTGTATGATAAGACCATGTTTTTTTCAGAGCAGCTAAGGACTGGGAAAAAAACCTGGGAAACCATGTTGGAAGAGCCGCCTTTAAAAGCCAATTTTCTAGCAGTTAATTGTAATCCTAAAACAGCCATTTTAATTTTTTTGGAAGATCTGTCGCTGATTACTCAACAGGCACAGCAACTGAAGCTCGCCTCTCTCGGGAGACTTTCTGCCAGTATTGCTCACGAGTTACGAAACCCGCTTGGGGCAATTTCTCATGCGGTTCAGTTAATGGGGGAGGGGGATAGTCTTAATAAAGATGATAGTCGTTTAAAACAATTAATTATGAACAATTGCAATCGCATGAATCAGGCCATAAAAAATGTGCTGCAAATGTCGAGAGGTGAGCCGTCAAAACCTCAGTCATTTGATTTAAAGAAATTTTTAGAAGAGTTTCGCAATGATTTTATGGCATCTCATCCCTGTTTAATCAACTTAATTTTAGCGCCAGGTGCTGTAATCTACTTTGATAAAAGCCAATTGGAGCAAATACTTATTATCCTTTGTGATAACTCAATTAAACACGGGAAAGAAAAATCAGGCCAGGTGAACATTGTAATCCAGGTGATTATCAACGCGGGTCACACAGAGATGATTATTGCCGATACCGGAGCAGGTATTCCATTGTCATTAAAGCATGAGGTGTTTGAGCCTTTTTTTAGTACCACAAGAACCGGCTTGGGAATGGGGCTTTATTTGGCCAGGGACCTTTGCGAAATGAACAATGCCAGATTAACGCTTTCACACGCGGAAAAAGGGGCGATATTTATAATTACAATGAATCAAACAACAGGCCAGCATGATGAATAA
- a CDS encoding sigma-54-dependent transcriptional regulator yields the protein MNKTTILIIDDEPDIRELLSLTLNRMQLSCDTAGSYEEAITRIKQHDYSLILSDMRLPDGEGIEIVHFVQQHKPHIPIAVITAYGNVEGAVNTLKAGAFDYISKPINLQMLKDLVKTALSIHKESANFPRDQIIGESDSIEELRQNINKLARSQAPVFILGESGVGKELVAQLIHHQGPRAEKPFIAVNCGAIPAELMESEFFGHRKGSFTGAIADKTGLFVAANGGTLFLDEIAELPLPMQVKLLRAIQEKAIKPIGDYNEVSVDVRILSASHKSLHDEIQAGRFRQDLYYRVNVIELRVPPLRERLDDIPLLASHILKKIALVHKQRPIAISKTAIAALQTYQFPGNVRELENILERAMALCEGDTIHVSDLNLPQAELPPVKKETPDSYQDLDNTLHEQQKEMILKALEKTKWNRTAAAKLLGISFRTLRYRLKKLGLD from the coding sequence ATGAATAAAACAACAATTCTTATAATAGATGATGAACCCGATATTCGCGAACTGTTGAGCCTCACTCTGAATCGAATGCAATTATCCTGCGATACAGCCGGAAGTTATGAGGAGGCAATCACGCGCATTAAACAGCATGATTATTCTCTGATTCTTTCAGATATGCGGCTTCCAGACGGAGAGGGTATTGAAATTGTCCATTTTGTTCAGCAACACAAACCGCATATTCCTATTGCTGTCATAACAGCTTATGGAAATGTGGAGGGGGCTGTCAACACATTGAAAGCCGGTGCGTTTGACTATATTTCCAAACCAATTAATCTGCAGATGTTAAAAGATTTGGTCAAAACTGCGCTTAGTATTCACAAAGAGAGCGCCAACTTTCCTCGAGATCAGATTATTGGTGAAAGTGACTCCATTGAAGAGTTACGGCAAAATATTAACAAATTGGCTCGCAGCCAGGCTCCTGTATTTATTTTGGGAGAATCGGGCGTCGGGAAGGAATTAGTCGCTCAGTTGATTCATCATCAGGGACCAAGGGCTGAAAAACCGTTTATTGCAGTGAACTGTGGGGCTATTCCTGCTGAACTGATGGAGTCCGAATTTTTTGGGCATAGAAAAGGAAGCTTTACGGGTGCGATTGCTGATAAAACCGGCTTGTTTGTCGCCGCCAATGGCGGAACTCTCTTTTTGGATGAAATCGCCGAGTTACCTTTGCCAATGCAGGTCAAATTATTACGCGCGATACAGGAAAAAGCCATTAAACCGATTGGCGATTACAATGAAGTATCAGTCGATGTCCGTATTCTAAGTGCAAGCCATAAGAGCCTTCATGATGAAATTCAAGCTGGGCGGTTTCGCCAGGATCTTTATTATCGGGTGAATGTTATCGAATTAAGAGTGCCGCCTTTACGAGAGCGGTTGGATGATATTCCTTTGCTAGCCAGTCACATTTTAAAGAAAATTGCCCTTGTCCATAAGCAACGGCCTATTGCGATAAGTAAAACGGCAATTGCGGCATTACAAACCTATCAATTTCCGGGAAATGTCAGAGAGCTTGAGAACATTCTTGAGCGAGCCATGGCTTTGTGCGAAGGCGATACCATTCATGTGAGCGATTTAAATCTGCCGCAGGCTGAACTTCCTCCAGTTAAAAAGGAAACCCCGGACAGCTATCAGGATTTAGACAATACATTGCACGAACAACAAAAAGAAATGATATTGAAGGCACTGGAAAAAACCAAATGGAACCGCACCGCTGCTGCGAAACTGTTGGGGATTAGTTTCAGAACATTACGTTATCGCCTGAAAAAACTGGGCCTGGATTAG